ACTTGGGCGCCGCGAGTAGGGCCCCGTCCGCTTGGCTACGCTGGAGCCATGCTATTGACGGTGCTGGGCGCCAACGGCACCTATCCGACCGCCGGGCGTCCCGCCTCCGGTTACCTGGTTTCGGACGGCGAGACGAATCTCTGGATGGACGCAGGGCCGGGCACCTACCTGGCCCTGTGCAGGGAGCTGGACCCGATGGAGATCGACGCCGTGTTCCTATCCCATCGTCATCCTGACCACTGTTCCGACATCTTCGCCATGTACCACTCGATCGCCTACGGTCCGGGCCGGCGAGGCCGGATCCGGGTGGTCTGCCCGGATGGCCTGCCGGAAGCGCTGGCCGCGTTCCTGCAGCACCCGGCCGCGTTGGACAGCGCCTTCGAGTTCGTCACCGCGGGCGACGGCGACTCGGTCCGGTTGGGATCGATGGACGTCTCGATGGTGCGGACCAACCATCCTCCGCCCACCCTGGCCCCGCGCGTTTCGGCGGGAGACCGTTCCGTCACCTACACCGCCGACACCGGCCCGAGCGACGCAGTCGCCTCGCACGCGGCGGGATCCGAGATGTTGCTGGCCGAGGCCACCATGACCGGCCGGAGGGGCCCCGACTCCTACCCCCATCACATGACCGGCGCCGAAGCCGGGGCCATGGCCGCGGCAGCCGGAGTGGGGTGTCTCGTGCTCACACACATCCCCGCCCATGAGGACCCCGACCGGATCCTGTCGGAAGCGGAGTCCGAGTTCGATGGCCGGGTGGCGCTGGCCGTGCCCGGCGCTCGCATGACGGTGTGATGGGCCGGGTGGTGTGCATATGACCGGCTCGAGAGGGAGACCGGCCGACGAGTTGCGGCCGATCAGGATCACCCGGGGCTACACGGAGATGACCCCCGGCTCGGTGTTGATCGAGATGGGTCGGACGGTGGTGCTGGCCACCGCTTCGATCGCGGACAAGGTGCCGCCCTGGATGCGGAATACCAACCGGGGATGGGTGAAGGCCGAGTACGCCATGCTCCCGGGATCCGGTAACCAGCGCATCTCGCGGGGTTCCTATACATCAGGGCGGCCCAAGGAGATCTCCCGCCTCATCGGTCGTTCCCTTCGCGCGGTGGTGGCCCTGGGGAAGATGGCCGACACCATGGTCGTGGTGGACTGCGATGTGATCCAGGCCGACGGGGGAACGCGCACGGCGGCGGTCAACGCCGGATGGATCGCCCTTCACGACGCCTTGGAATGGGCTGTATCCGAGGGGCGCCTGGCAGCCAACCCGCTGCTCGATCGGGTGGCCGCCATCTCGGTGGGGTTGGTGGGAGGCGTGGCGTTGCTCGACCTGGAATACGAGGACGACGTGGCGGCCTCGGTGGACCTCAACGTGGTCATGACCGGGCGTGGCCTGCTGGTGGAGGTCCAGGGCACCGCAGAACAACTCCCGTTCAGCCGGGCCGAGCTGGATGAGCTCCTGGACCTGGCCGCGGCGGGGATCTCCCGGATCGCAGACCTCCAGGCGGAGTTGGTGGCCGGGTGAGCCATCCGGTCATAGACCGCGCCGTGGTGGCGTCCAAGAACCCGGACAAGATCACCGAACTGGAGGCGTTGCTGACCCGCCGCGGCCTGGTCGGCGAGGTGGTCCGCGGGCTGGAGTGGCCCGATGTGGTGGAGGACGCACCCACGCTGGAGGGCAACGCCCTCCTCAAGGCCCGCCAGGTGGCGCGGAGCACCGGCCTGCCCTCGATCGCTGACGACACGGGTCTCGAAGTGGACGCTCTGGGCGGAGCGCCGGGAGTCCACACGGCCCGGTATTCGGGGCCGGATGCCACCTACCGATCGAACGTGGACGCACTCCTGGCAGCCCTGCGGGGCGTGGAGGATCGGACCGCCCGCTTCCGCACCGTGGTGGTGGCAATCCTGGCGGACGGCGCCGAAGTTGTCGCGGAGGGAGAGCTGGTCGGTGAGATCGCCCTGCAGCGGCGCGGATCCGCAGGCTTCGGATACGACCCGGTCTTCGACGTGGGCGGCCGCACCCTGGCCGAGATGGATCAGCAGGAGAAGGACCAGATCAGCCACCGGGCTCGGGCCATCCAGGCCCTCACGGATGCCCTGGCGGCCGGAGAACGCCTGGTTGTTTCACAGACACATCGCTAGAGTGGCCCGTGGGTCGCTAGCTCAATCTGGCAGAGCAACGGACTCTTAATCCGCAGGTTCCGGGTTCGAGTCCCGGGCGACCCACTCGTTTCTCTCTGTTTCATCATGTAGCAGTTAGTTGCAACGTCCCAGGTCAGAGGGTGGTTTGGTATAGAGATACACGGACTGCACCACTCATTCACCTCGTTGCTTGAGGTTTCCGGATGTTGCGGGTAGTCTCATCTGTATGAGGGACAAGATGAGGTACAATCCTTGGCAATTCTCCAGGATCTTTGAGTCGCGCGGACTCTCTCAATCCCTCGTATTGTCCCACGACTTGCCTGGCAACGGACCGAGGCAACAGAAATGGAACGGAACATGACCAGGAACAGGAAGGCACTCACGGCACAGTTCGTGAGGTCTGTCATCAAGCCGGGCAAGTACTACGACGGACGCGGCGACGGTCTCGTTCTGAGAGTTGCCCCCGGAGGGTCGAAGCAATGGGTGTGGCGGGGGACTGTTCAGGGTCGAAGACGTGATTACGGACTCGGAGCTGTCCGCTACACGAGCCTGGCCGAAGCGCGGCGTATTGCGTTCGAGTATCGCAAGGTCGCAAGGCAGGGTGGGGACCCGAGATACGAGCGTAACCTGCAGCAGATTCCCACATTCGAAACCGCCGCCGAGGTGGTGATCGGACTCTACGGGGCGAAGTGGAAGCCCGGCAGTCGATCAGCTGACCAGTGGCGCCAGTCACTCAATGACTATGTGTATCAGGCATTGGGATCGAAGCGCGTCGACCAGATCACCACCGCTGATGTGATGGCGATCCTCACACCGATCT
This is a stretch of genomic DNA from bacterium. It encodes these proteins:
- the rph gene encoding ribonuclease PH, which codes for MTGSRGRPADELRPIRITRGYTEMTPGSVLIEMGRTVVLATASIADKVPPWMRNTNRGWVKAEYAMLPGSGNQRISRGSYTSGRPKEISRLIGRSLRAVVALGKMADTMVVVDCDVIQADGGTRTAAVNAGWIALHDALEWAVSEGRLAANPLLDRVAAISVGLVGGVALLDLEYEDDVAASVDLNVVMTGRGLLVEVQGTAEQLPFSRAELDELLDLAAAGISRIADLQAELVAG
- a CDS encoding MBL fold metallo-hydrolase, which produces MLLTVLGANGTYPTAGRPASGYLVSDGETNLWMDAGPGTYLALCRELDPMEIDAVFLSHRHPDHCSDIFAMYHSIAYGPGRRGRIRVVCPDGLPEALAAFLQHPAALDSAFEFVTAGDGDSVRLGSMDVSMVRTNHPPPTLAPRVSAGDRSVTYTADTGPSDAVASHAAGSEMLLAEATMTGRRGPDSYPHHMTGAEAGAMAAAAGVGCLVLTHIPAHEDPDRILSEAESEFDGRVALAVPGARMTV
- the rdgB gene encoding RdgB/HAM1 family non-canonical purine NTP pyrophosphatase; amino-acid sequence: MSHPVIDRAVVASKNPDKITELEALLTRRGLVGEVVRGLEWPDVVEDAPTLEGNALLKARQVARSTGLPSIADDTGLEVDALGGAPGVHTARYSGPDATYRSNVDALLAALRGVEDRTARFRTVVVAILADGAEVVAEGELVGEIALQRRGSAGFGYDPVFDVGGRTLAEMDQQEKDQISHRARAIQALTDALAAGERLVVSQTHR